The candidate division KSB1 bacterium genome includes a region encoding these proteins:
- a CDS encoding DUF5110 domain-containing protein: MKRMLAALLLSSATLCAFERQSDGVLISIDSPGSDAPKRVKVQVIKENIFRVLATPTDTFSTRPSLMIEKKQFPPTRFMVSESVQKIRIKTAAAAAEIDKKNGRVEFFDRTGKSWLREAENGRHITPAEVMGEQTFHVQQLWESPDDEAVYGLGQHQFDWMNYKGKDLDLYQLNIIAVVPFLVSSRNYGILWDNNSRSKFGDPDEYLPIDRLNLYDSEGKLGGLTVEYFADEVFSKPLLKQVERTISHANLEEWDNYPPGFDKNRGSIRWSGFLEAPESGVYNLRFFSSNYAKLWLNKELVVDSWRQNWMPWARMVRTTLRKGDKVPIRIEWVPNGGYIGLTFKGPRKAIYDRTLSLFSEVADQLDYYFIGGRNLDEVIAGYRYLTGKAPMMPKWAMGFWQCRQRYQSQEELLGVVEEFRRRGIPLDVIVQDWFYWPEDKWGDHEFDPTRFPDPEGMVRRLHDELHARIMISVWPKFYVGTKNYEAFREKGWLYLRNVEKGERDWVGPGYVSTFYDPYSDGARELFWRQINEKLFAKGFDAWWLDATEPDIHSNLEHYEWRRRIGPTALGSSSRYLNTYSLMNAKGVYEGQRRTKPDQRVFILTRSAFAGQQRYAAAVWSGDIAARWYDMKAQISAGLNFCLSGIPYWTMDIGGFAVETRFQNPTPEDLEEWRELLTRWYQFGAFCPIFRSHGEYPYREIFNIAPDDHPAYQAILATIKLRYRLMPYIYSLAGMATHKDYTLMRALIMDFDDPQVKNIGDQYLFGPALMINPVTEYRARSRSVYLPKAVGWYDLNGNYFEGGRTIDAPAPYDAMPIYVKAGSILPTGPDIQYTDQKPADPIRLFVFTGADGSFSLYEDENVNYDYEKGEFAEIPLSWNEKSRILTIGSRKGRFDGMLQRRTFEIVWSTPTRGRGIDFNIAPDQTVSYVGKSVKVKLPTSLSR, translated from the coding sequence ATGAAAAGGATGTTGGCGGCTCTTCTTTTGAGTTCGGCAACGCTTTGTGCTTTTGAACGACAAAGCGACGGCGTTCTCATATCGATCGATTCCCCCGGCTCTGACGCGCCGAAACGGGTCAAAGTGCAGGTCATCAAGGAAAATATCTTTCGCGTCCTCGCGACCCCGACCGATACGTTCAGCACTCGTCCCAGTCTGATGATCGAAAAGAAGCAATTCCCGCCGACGCGCTTTATGGTTTCTGAGTCAGTACAAAAAATTCGCATCAAAACCGCAGCCGCCGCAGCCGAGATCGATAAAAAAAACGGCCGGGTCGAATTCTTTGACCGAACGGGCAAATCCTGGCTCCGTGAAGCTGAGAACGGTCGGCATATTACACCTGCCGAAGTAATGGGCGAGCAGACCTTTCATGTTCAGCAGCTTTGGGAATCTCCCGATGACGAGGCTGTCTACGGCCTAGGCCAACATCAGTTCGATTGGATGAACTACAAGGGCAAAGACCTGGACCTATACCAGCTCAACATTATCGCCGTCGTGCCTTTTCTGGTTTCGAGCCGCAATTACGGCATTCTCTGGGACAACAATTCGCGCAGCAAGTTCGGCGATCCGGACGAGTATCTACCGATCGATCGCCTTAATTTGTACGACAGCGAAGGGAAGTTGGGCGGCCTGACCGTCGAATATTTTGCCGATGAGGTATTTTCCAAACCCCTGCTAAAGCAGGTCGAGCGCACTATTTCGCATGCAAATTTGGAAGAGTGGGACAACTATCCGCCGGGATTCGACAAGAATCGCGGCAGTATTCGCTGGAGCGGCTTTCTTGAAGCTCCGGAAAGCGGCGTGTATAATCTGCGCTTTTTCAGCTCCAACTATGCCAAACTGTGGCTGAATAAAGAGCTCGTCGTCGATTCTTGGCGCCAGAACTGGATGCCGTGGGCACGCATGGTTCGGACGACGCTGCGAAAAGGCGATAAAGTCCCCATCCGCATCGAGTGGGTACCGAACGGCGGCTACATCGGCTTGACCTTCAAGGGGCCGCGGAAAGCGATCTATGACCGCACGCTGTCGCTCTTTTCCGAAGTTGCCGATCAGCTGGACTATTATTTCATCGGCGGGAGAAACCTGGATGAAGTGATTGCCGGCTACCGCTATCTCACCGGCAAGGCGCCGATGATGCCCAAGTGGGCGATGGGGTTTTGGCAATGCCGCCAGCGGTATCAGTCGCAGGAGGAACTGCTGGGTGTGGTGGAAGAGTTCCGCCGCCGCGGCATACCGCTCGACGTCATCGTCCAGGACTGGTTCTACTGGCCGGAGGACAAATGGGGGGATCACGAGTTTGATCCGACTCGCTTTCCTGATCCCGAAGGCATGGTGCGCCGACTGCATGATGAGCTGCATGCGCGCATCATGATCTCCGTTTGGCCGAAATTCTATGTCGGCACGAAAAATTATGAAGCGTTTCGCGAAAAGGGATGGCTCTATCTGCGCAACGTCGAAAAAGGCGAGCGCGATTGGGTCGGGCCGGGTTATGTCTCTACATTTTACGATCCCTACAGCGACGGCGCCCGCGAGCTCTTTTGGCGGCAAATCAACGAAAAGCTCTTTGCCAAAGGATTCGACGCCTGGTGGCTGGACGCGACCGAACCGGACATCCACTCCAACCTCGAACATTATGAATGGAGACGCCGCATCGGCCCGACGGCCTTGGGGTCTTCATCCCGTTATCTCAACACCTACTCGCTGATGAACGCCAAAGGCGTCTATGAAGGCCAGCGCCGCACCAAGCCGGATCAACGCGTGTTTATCCTGACGCGTTCGGCGTTTGCCGGCCAGCAGCGCTACGCCGCAGCAGTTTGGAGCGGGGATATTGCCGCGCGGTGGTACGACATGAAGGCGCAGATTTCCGCCGGTCTCAATTTCTGCCTCTCCGGCATACCCTATTGGACGATGGACATCGGCGGATTTGCCGTCGAGACGCGCTTTCAGAATCCTACACCGGAAGATCTCGAAGAGTGGCGCGAGCTGCTGACGCGATGGTATCAGTTCGGCGCCTTTTGTCCCATTTTTCGCAGCCACGGCGAATATCCCTATCGCGAAATTTTCAACATTGCACCTGACGACCATCCCGCCTATCAGGCCATTTTGGCGACCATCAAGCTGCGTTATCGGCTGATGCCGTATATCTATTCTTTGGCCGGCATGGCGACGCACAAAGACTATACCTTGATGCGGGCGCTCATTATGGATTTCGATGATCCGCAGGTCAAGAACATCGGCGATCAATATCTTTTCGGCCCGGCGCTGATGATCAATCCGGTCACCGAATATCGCGCCCGCAGCCGTTCCGTCTATCTGCCCAAGGCGGTCGGCTGGTATGATTTGAACGGTAACTATTTTGAAGGCGGCAGGACAATCGATGCGCCGGCGCCTTACGATGCGATGCCGATTTATGTCAAAGCCGGTTCCATTCTGCCCACCGGCCCGGATATCCAGTACACCGACCAGAAACCCGCCGACCCGATTCGACTTTTTGTTTTCACGGGCGCGGACGGCAGCTTTAGTCTATACGAAGACGAAAACGTGAACTATGATTATGAAAAGGGCGAGTTTGCCGAGATTCCGCTTTCTTGGAATGAAAAAAGCAGAATCCTGACCATCGGCAGCCGCAAAGGCCGCTTCGACGGCATGCTGCAGCGCCGAACCTTCGAGATCGTCTGGAGCACGCCGACGCGCGGCCGAGGCATCGATTTCAACATCGCGCCGGATCAGACGGTGTCGTATGTCGGCAAGAGTGTAAAGGTCAAATTACCGACCTCACTCAGCCGATGA
- the rbsK gene encoding ribokinase, translating to MKIVVVGSSNTDMIFKVPRIPKLGETLLGGVFHTAAGGKGANQAVAAARAGGKVVFIARVGKDMFGEQALRNFQADGIDTRFVVQDEEAPSGIAGIFVAEDGENSIAVAPGANARLSPNDIERAEEAFKDADVVLLQLEIPLETVTAAAKLAKKHGASVILNPAPAQKLPSELANSIDYLTPNESEAEILCGVCVGTEASIDQAAEQLRQKSGATVIITLGPSGVFLCDEGVKSRIPSFRVQPVDSTAAGDIFNGALAVALAEGRPIFEAIRFAQAAAALSVTRLGAQPSAPHRKEIIEFLTRHPA from the coding sequence ATGAAGATCGTAGTAGTCGGAAGTTCGAATACGGACATGATTTTTAAGGTTCCGCGCATTCCCAAGCTGGGAGAGACGCTGCTCGGCGGCGTTTTTCATACGGCGGCCGGCGGTAAAGGAGCCAATCAGGCGGTGGCGGCGGCGCGCGCCGGTGGAAAGGTCGTTTTTATTGCGCGCGTCGGCAAGGATATGTTCGGTGAACAGGCGCTGCGCAATTTCCAAGCCGACGGCATCGACACGCGCTTTGTGGTCCAAGACGAGGAAGCTCCCTCCGGAATCGCGGGAATTTTTGTTGCGGAAGACGGCGAAAACAGCATCGCTGTCGCACCCGGCGCCAATGCTCGTCTCTCGCCGAACGACATCGAACGCGCGGAAGAGGCGTTCAAGGATGCAGATGTCGTACTGTTGCAGCTGGAAATTCCATTGGAAACCGTGACGGCTGCAGCCAAACTGGCCAAGAAACACGGTGCAAGCGTCATTCTCAATCCGGCGCCTGCGCAGAAACTGCCGAGCGAATTGGCCAATTCTATAGATTATTTGACGCCCAACGAAAGCGAAGCGGAAATTCTATGCGGCGTATGCGTCGGAACCGAGGCCTCGATCGATCAGGCGGCCGAACAGCTGCGGCAAAAGAGCGGCGCTACCGTTATCATTACGCTGGGTCCTTCGGGCGTCTTTTTGTGCGACGAAGGCGTCAAAAGCAGAATCCCGAGCTTTCGGGTGCAGCCGGTCGATTCTACGGCGGCCGGAGATATATTCAACGGCGCGCTGGCTGTAGCGCTGGCAGAGGGTCGGCCGATTTTCGAAGCCATCCGTTTCGCTCAGGCTGCCGCTGCACTCTCTGTAACGCGACTCGGCGCTCAGCCGAGCGCTCCGCATCGAAAAGAGATTATTGAATTCCTAACCAGGCACCCCGCCTAA